DNA sequence from the Vicia villosa cultivar HV-30 ecotype Madison, WI linkage group LG3, Vvil1.0, whole genome shotgun sequence genome:
ttacgaagacatgcctgggctcgatactgatattgtggttcaccgtCTGCCTATCAAAGAAAATAGTCCTTCGGTTAAGCAAAAGTTGCGAAGAAGCAGGCCTGACATGGCTCAAAAAATCAaggaagaggttgagaaacagttcaatTCCGGTTTCTTGAAGGTTGTAagctatccaccatggattgctaatatagtcccagtacctaagaaagacggaaaggtcagaatgtgtgtagattacagagatttgaatcgagcaagtcccaaggatgattttcccctaccacatattgatatcctAGTTGACAGTACTGCATAATGCAAattgttttccttcatggatggtttctcaggttataaccagattaagatggcacccgaagatatgtaaaagacaactttcactactccttggggcaccttctgttacaaagtcatgtCGTTTGGGTTGAAGAACACAGGGGCAACGTACCAgcgcgcaatggtagctctgttccatgatatgattcacaaagaaatagaggtctatgttaatgatatgattgcaaagtccaacacggaagaagaacatctggtccacttgcagaaattgtttgataggttgaagaaatacaagttgagactgaatccaaacaagtgtacttTTAGGGTGAGGTCTGGTAAGCTACTAGGTTTCGTTGTTAGCAGTAAAGGCATTGAAGTCGACCCTGCGAAAGTAAAAGCCATATAAGAAATGCTGGTTCCACAGAATGAGAAAGAAGATCAAtattcttgggacgtttgaattacattgccaggtttatttcccatctgaccgctacttgtgagccgatcttcaagttactgaagaaagatcaagtagtgaaatgAAATGACCAATGCCAAGAAGCTTTTGACAAGACCAAGAACCTTCGATTATGATACCACCtattgaaggaagacctctaattatgtacttaacagtgttggagaactcaatggggtgtgtactggggcaacatgacgagtctggttgaaaagagcatgcaatatactaccttagcaaaaagtttaccgagtgtgaaacaagatactcactgctcgagaaaacttgttgcgttttggcatgggctgctcgcccactgagacagtatatgttgaaccataccactttattgatctctagaatggatcctatcaagtatgtgtttgagAAACCCGCTCTCTCCGGACGAATAGCAATATGGaaaatgatactaacagaatacgaCATTCAGTACACGACACAGAAAGCAATCaagggaagtgtgttggcagaccaCTTGGTCCAACAAGCTGTAGACGAttatcaatctatgagttttgaattccCAGATGAGGATGTTATGCTTGTTATAGATTACGAACAACCTAGTCCGAATGAAGGACCTGAACAAGGATCGCGATGGACCATGGTTTTTTACGGAtcttcgaatgcacttggtaatggtattggcgttGTGATTATCTCTCTGGCAGGTGGACACACTCCATTTATAGCAAGTCTGTGTTTCGATTGTACcaataatatggctgagtatgaagcatgtatcttaGGTCTTCGAGCTTCtattgacttaagaatcaagttcttagAAGTATATGaggattcagccctagtaattagtcagatcaaaggagaatgggacacgaatcatcctaatctcatgccttacaagGATCTGGTGTTATCTTTGATTCCTCACTTTGAAGAGAATACGTTTGAACACGTTCCtcgagaggagaatcaattggcagacgcattagctactatgtcatctatgttcaaggtCATATGGGACAACGAAGCTCCTATAGTCATCATAGAAAAGCATGATGAATCggcatactgttacgagatagcTACTGACGAGGTTGAACAAAagccatggtttcatgaagtaaaaagatatctcgaagctcaagaATACcatgaaggggcatctattaatgacaagaagttcttgaGAAGATTTGCTTCCAAATTCTTCCTGAGTAATGGTACCCTATACAAGTGCAATCATGATTGaactctgcttcgttgtgtgaacaagaaggaagcagaagatattatggaagacatgcatgacggTATCTTTGGAACTCACtatagtggacatactatggctaaaaagatcttgagagcgggttactattggtccactatggaaactgaccgccatcagcattccagaacttatcacaagtgtcagatctatgctgacaaagtacacgtacctccagTCCCTTTGAATGttctgactgctccttggccttttgcgaTGTGGGGCATTGATGTGATCAGGGAAATCAAACCTATTGCCTCTAATGGACACCGTTTCATCCTTGTAGCctttgattacttcaccaaatgggtaaaAGCTGCTTcttttgcttctgttaccaagaatgtggtggcccgattcATTAAGCATAACCTCATATGTCgatatggcatccccgaaaggattatcacggacaatggtaccaacttgaacaacaaaatgattactgagctTTGCACGCAGTTCAAGATAAAGCACCATAattcttctccttatagaccaaagatgaatggcacaGTGGAGGCttccaacaagaacataaagaagattgtacaaaagatgataattacttacaaggattggcatgagatgttaccatttgctcttcatggttactgGACTTCAGCACGTACATCAACTAGGGAAACCCCATTTtcactagtctatggcatggaagctgtgttactaattgaagttcagattccatctctaagAATCATGAAGGATGCAGAGTTAGAggaagatgaatggatccagactcgactagatcagataaacctaattgatgagaagagacttgtggctgtttgtcatgggcagTTATATCAGAAGAgaatgatcaaggcattcaacaaaaAAGCCAAGCAACAAGTGTACCAGACTGGTGACTTGGTAATAAAGCGAATCATTCTACcgcaaggtgatcctaggggcaagtggactcccacctatgagggaccatttgtaatcaagaagatcTTCTCTGGAGGAGAAATGATACTCACCACTATGGATGGTGAAGACTTTCCACACCCTGTGAACACAAACATattcaaaaaatactacacaTAAATAAAAACCGCTAgttcgacgtacctaggcaaaagtaagggcatcccggcgaacCAAAAAGGTccggaaaaagttagggatatatatatatatatatatatatatatatatatatatatatatatatatatatatatataaaatgtacACCCGACAAGTTGAAAACCAGAAAGGgcaacttgggcaaaaaagggtatcctggtaggctgaaaacctgaaaaggcagcctaggcaaaagttaaggattaaagcgtacgactatgtctcgttcagatcatccatcattcaatttcatcagtgtcataccccaaaatttgcctaccatattcaaatattcaaattatttcaaaattagattttttataaaattttgaggtcattcacattgacgtcttaaactttataaatattcgatttaaagtctattttaaaatataataatttactcttaaattatttatattttaataaatagaaaaatgttttcccatgcttgatacactttcaattggcttttatttcaaacaaataatatagcgcaattggtaaggaggtaaggcttgcaagtacaaagtctcgggtttgaatcccacttctaacacgtttttcttttatttgtttctaactatagttttaattttattttcatttatattaaaaatcacaaaaaaatcattttttatcattttaattttaattttcgtattaattaaataggcattttttaaagtagtcaatttttacttttatgtatttttttagtcaaaccaaaaatcataaaatattataaaaaaaaatcaaaaatagtatttttttttcatcctttttaattattattttcgtatttgtttattaggcatttttaaaatattattttttcattaaaatctttattttttgtaattttagtccaaaaatcatttaaaaaaaagaattgcaaagattttgttcatatcttttaatattgcataattgtatagtttaggaaagaatcaacataattagttaaatattcagaaatcaaaatcaaattatatttgatttaaagttttgatttattaattaattaattgattcttttcatatttttactaacctaatttttatgtataaatagcactaggttctacactttgagaggactaacaattctaacccttaccccgactctctcttctcacaaacacaaaaaatattttctcctccTTCATggttgcaattccggttgcagcacagttttctatggattgaccaagtggatggtaccccaattgcttttttgCCA
Encoded proteins:
- the LOC131659517 gene encoding uncharacterized protein LOC131659517, whose amino-acid sequence is MDPIKYVFEKPALSGRIAIWKMILTEYDIQYTTQKAIKGSVLADHLVQQAVDDYQSMSFEFPDEDVMLVIDYEQPSPNEGPEQGSRWTMVFYGSSNALGNGIGVVIISLAGGHTPFIASLCFDCTNNMAEYEACILGLRASIDLRIKFLEVYEDSALVIWDNEAPIVIIEKHDESAYCYEIATDEVEQKPWFHEVKRYLEAQEYHEGASINDKKFLRRFASKFFLSNGTLYKCNHD